The window AAAGATCGTCTCACAGGAGTTCCTGTTAGTCTAAGAGTAGTGGCACCCAATGGCAACTTAGTCACAGTTGCACAAATTGACGTTAACGCAGACAAGACATTCAGTTCTGAGTTAATTGCAGGCGGGGCACTAATGAAGTCATCAGGAACATACAAAATTACAGCATTCTATGGAACTGAGCATCGTGTAGCTGAAACTACATTTGAATTTGCAGGTTCAATGGGAGCTCCAGCAGCATCACCATCAATTAAGGTTACAGGTACTGACTTTATGGTCAATTACAAAATAACCGGTGGTAAGTTAATCAGTATTACTCCTGATGTAGATGCACACTCACTGATAATTGCAATAACTGCAAATCAGGACGGTTCACTTGTCATTACATTGCCAAGATCTTTGATTGATTCAAAGATGGGTGATCAAGATGATACATTCTTTGTCTTAGTTGACGGAGAAGAAGTAGACTTTGAGGAAACAGCAACTTCTACAGATAGAACACTAACAATACAATTCCCAGCAGGTGCTGAGGAAATTGAGATTATTGGTACCGTAGTAGTCCCAGAATTTGGTACAATCGCAGTTATGATTCTAGCAGTAGCAATTATTTCAATAATTGCAGTATCTGCAAAATCAAGACTTAGCATTATGCCAAGATACTAAATTCATCTTTTTTTCTCTTTTTAAAAATATATATTAATACCAGTAACTGTTTTGAGATTAGAATGAATTTTAAGCGATCAGCAACATCTATGGCATTAGCTCTAATAGCAGTGTCAATTATTTCAGTAGCTTCAATTCAGCAGGATGCTTTTGCTCAAACTACAGGAATGTCAGTTTCAGCTACAGCTTCACAAGGGTCTAACACAATATCAGTTAGTGGACATACAATGTCACAAATTACAGATATTACATTTACAGTAATTTCCCCTAGTCAAAACATAGTTAGTGTTGATCAAATAAAACCGGATGCAAAAGGTAACTTTTCCACAGAATTTAAAACAAATTCAATGTGGAAAGAAAATGGATTTTATACAATTAAAGTCGAACAAAGTCCAAAAGGAAGTGCATTATACAAATTATCACTCCGTGTAGAAATAATCAACAGCATGACTACAAAGACAGATGTTACTCAATCCACGTTAGGACCAACAACTTATGAATCAAAACCAATGTTACGAACAGGGTTGTCAATTGGAGAAGCAAATTCAATGGCAGGTTCAAACATAATTTCAATAGTTGGAACTACAGACAGTGCTAATTCCATAACAATGAAGGTGATAGCACCAAATGGAAATGTAGTAGTAGTTGATCAATTTGTACCAATTCTAAATGAACAAGGTCACTTCTTCAAAGACATTAAAACTGGAGGACCATTGTGGAAACAAGATGGACAGTATCAGATCGTAGCTCAACAAGGTGAAGATCCTAGATACAAGCATTCTATTGAAGTCGGAATAAAAGACGGTGTCGTAATTCCAGAATTTGGTACAATTGCAGTTATGATTCTAGCAGTAGCAATTATTTCAATAATTGCAGTATCTGCAAAATCAAGACTTAGCATTATGCCAAGATACTAAACCTACAAATTTTTCTAATTTTTAAATATACATAAATAGAGATGGGTTCATTTTGCAAATAAGATGAACAACCGTACGTCGTTCGCGCTATTGGCCGTTTTGACTGCAGTCGGTACTTTAACTTTGTCATCAGCATATGCAGAATGTCTAACTTGTGATGATGCAGTT is drawn from Candidatus Nitrosarchaeum limnium SFB1 and contains these coding sequences:
- a CDS encoding hypothetical protein (hypothetical protein Nmar_0344), with protein sequence MNFKRSATSMALALIAVSIISVASIQQDAFAQTTGMSVSATASQGSNTISVSGHTMSQITDITFTVISPSQNIVSVDQIKPDAKGNFSTEFKTNSMWKENGFYTIKVEQSPKGSALYKLSLRVEIINSMTTKTDVTQSTLGPTTYESKPMLRTGLSIGEANSMAGSNIISIVGTTDSANSITMKVIAPNGNVVVVDQFVPILNEQGHFFKDIKTGGPLWKQDGQYQIVAQQGEDPRYKHSIEVGIKDGVVIPEFGTIAVMILAVAIISIIAVSAKSRLSIMPRY
- a CDS encoding hypothetical protein (hypothetical protein Nmar_0345): MNTHLSVFALSAILIASLGLAPAFGQTDSINVTTDKTSYEDGDTILVTGAVKDRLTGVPVSLRVVAPNGNLVTVAQIDVNADKTFSSELIAGGALMKSSGTYKITAFYGTEHRVAETTFEFAGSMGAPAASPSIKVTGTDFMVNYKITGGKLISITPDVDAHSLIIAITANQDGSLVITLPRSLIDSKMGDQDDTFFVLVDGEEVDFEETATSTDRTLTIQFPAGAEEIEIIGTVVVPEFGTIAVMILAVAIISIIAVSAKSRLSIMPRY